One genomic window of Quercus robur cultivar Fastigiata chloroplast, complete genome includes the following:
- the petA gene encoding cytochrome f, which translates to MQTRNTLFSWIKEEITRSISVSLMIYIITGAPISNAYPIFAQQGYENPREATGRIVCANCHLANKPVDIEVPQAVLPDTVFEAVVRIPYDMQLKQVLANGKKGALNVGAVLILPEGFELAPPDRISPEIKEKIGNLSFQNYRPTKKNILVIGPVPGQKYSEITFPILSPDPATKKDVHFLKYPIYVGGNRGRGQIYPDGSKSNNNVYNAAAAGIVSKIIRKEKGGYEITIVDASDGRQVVDIIPPGPELLVSEGESVQLDQPLTSNPNVGGFGQGDAEIVLQDPLRVQGLLFFLASVILAQIFLVLKKKQFEKVQLSEMNF; encoded by the coding sequence ATGCAAACTAGAAATACCCTTTTTTCTTGGATAAAGGAAGAGATTACTCGATCCATTTCCGTATCGCTCATGATATATATAATAACTGGGGCACCCATTTCAAATGCCTATCCCATCTTTGCACAGCAGGGTTATGAAAATCCACGCGAAGCGACCGGCCGTATTGTATGTGCCAATTGCCATTTAGCTAATAAACCCGTGGATATTGAGGTTCCACAGGCGGTACTTCCTGATACTGTATTTGAAGCGGTTGTTCGAATTCCTTATGATATGCAATTAAAACAAGTTCTTGCTAATGGTAAAAAGGGGGCTTTGAATGTGGGGGCTGTTCTTATTTTACCCGAAGGGTTTGAATTAGCCCCCCCCGATCGTATTTCGCCCGAGATTAAAGAAAAGATAGGCAATCTGTCTTTTCAGAACTACCGCCCGACTAAAAAAAATATTCTTGTGATAGGTCCTGTTCCTGGTCAGAAATATAGCGAAATCACCTTTCCTATTCTTTCCCCGGACCCCGCTACTAAGAAAGATGTTCACTTCTTAAAATATCCCATATACGTAGGCGGGAACAGGGGAAGGGGTCAGATTTATCCCGACGGTAGCAAGAGTAACAATAATGTTTATAATGCTGCAGCAGCGGGTATAGTAAGCAAAATCATACGAAAAGAAAAAGGAGGATACGAAATAACCATAGTGGATGCATCGGATGGGCGTCAAGTGGTGGATATTATCCCCCCTGGACCTGAACTTCTTGTTTCAGAAGGAGAATCCGTCCAACTTGATCAACCATTAACGAGTAATCCTAATGTAGGTGGATTTGGTCAGGGGGATGCGGAAATAGTACTTCAAGATCCATTACGTGTCCAAGGCCTTTTGTTTTTCTTGGCATCCGTTATTTTAGCACAAATATTTTTGGTTCTTAAAAAGAAACAGTTTGAGAAGGTTCAATTGTCCGAAATGAATTTCTAG
- the psbJ gene encoding photosystem II protein J: protein MADTTGRIPLWIIGTVTGILVIGLIGIFFYGSYSGLGSSL, encoded by the coding sequence ATGGCCGATACTACTGGAAGGATTCCTCTTTGGATAATAGGCACTGTAACGGGTATTCTTGTGATTGGTTTAATCGGTATTTTCTTTTATGGTTCATATTCCGGATTGGGTTCATCCCTGTAG
- the psbL gene encoding photosystem II protein L — translation MTQSNPNEQSVELNRTSLYWGLLLIFVLAVLFSNYFFN, via the coding sequence ATGACACAATCAAACCCGAACGAACAAAGTGTTGAATTGAATCGTACCAGTCTCTACTGGGGTTTATTACTCATTTTTGTACTTGCTGTTTTATTTTCCAATTATTTCTTCAATTAA
- the psbF gene encoding photosystem II cytochrome b559 beta subunit, which produces MTIDRTYPIFTVRWLAVHGLAVPTVSFLGSISAMQFIQR; this is translated from the coding sequence ATGACCATAGATAGAACCTATCCCATTTTTACAGTGCGATGGTTGGCTGTTCACGGATTAGCTGTACCTACCGTTTCTTTTTTGGGGTCAATATCAGCAATGCAGTTCATACAACGATAA
- the psbE gene encoding photosystem II cytochrome b559 alpha subunit produces the protein MSGSTGERSFADIITSIRYWVIHSITIPSLFIAGWLFVSTGLAYDVFGSPRPNEYFTESRQGIPLITGRFDPLEQLDEFSRSF, from the coding sequence ATGTCTGGAAGCACAGGAGAACGTTCTTTTGCTGATATTATTACCAGTATTCGATACTGGGTCATTCATAGCATTACTATACCTTCCCTTTTCATTGCGGGTTGGTTATTCGTCAGCACGGGTTTAGCTTACGATGTATTTGGAAGCCCTCGTCCAAACGAGTATTTTACAGAGAGTCGACAAGGAATTCCATTAATAACTGGCCGTTTTGATCCTTTGGAACAACTCGATGAATTTAGTAGATCTTTTTAG
- the petL gene encoding cytochrome b6/f complex subunit VI, protein MLTITSYFGFLLAVLTITSALFIGLNKIRLI, encoded by the coding sequence ATGCTTACTATAACTAGTTATTTCGGTTTTCTACTAGCGGTTTTAACTATAACCTCAGCTCTATTTATCGGGTTGAACAAGATACGACTTATTTGA
- the petG gene encoding cytochrome b6/f complex subunit V, with product MIEVFLFGIVLGLIPITLAGLFVTAYLQYRRGDQLDL from the coding sequence ATGATTGAAGTTTTTCTATTTGGAATTGTCTTAGGTCTAATTCCTATTACTTTGGCTGGATTATTTGTAACCGCATATTTACAATACAGACGCGGTGATCAGTTGGACCTTTAA
- the psaJ gene encoding photosystem I subunit IX, whose protein sequence is MRDLKTYLSVAPVVSTIWFGFLAGLLIEINRLFPDALIFPFFSF, encoded by the coding sequence ATGCGAGATCTAAAAACATATCTCTCCGTGGCGCCGGTAGTAAGTACTATATGGTTCGGGTTTTTAGCAGGTCTATTGATAGAGATCAATCGTTTATTTCCGGATGCGCTGATATTCCCCTTTTTTTCATTCTAG